The following is a genomic window from Desulfofarcimen acetoxidans DSM 771.
TAATACCTTTACCGGCATGCCTGTTCAGCAGATCCGTAATAACCTCTTTAACCTGCGAGTAGTCGGCTGTACTGAGAGAAGTCAGTGAAATCTCGTCATAACCGGTGTTCCTGGCCAGCTGCTCCGCCTGCCGCAGCAGTGTATCAGGTTTTTTCTCCCGCACCGGCCGGTAAATAACCCCGGCCTGACAAAAGCGGCAGCCCCTGGTGCAGCCGCGAAAAACCTCCAGCATCATCCTGTCATGCACCGCACCCAGATTGGGCACAACAGGTTTGACCGGAAAAGGCGCCTGATCAAAGTTCTTCAATAATCTTTTAGTAACCCTGGCAGGAACAGGCGGCCCGGGGATTTCCATCTTCGCTTCAACTGAAGCCAGAAAACCGTCTTCGTTATATTTAACCTGATAAAGAGAGGGCACATAAATACCCCGAATGCCGGCAGCCAGCCTGAGAAAATCGGCTCGCCCGGCCCTGTCAGCACCTGCTTTCCATTCTTTATACAAATCCAGCAGTTCCCCTATTACCTCTTCTCCTTCACCTATGACAAACAAATCGATAAAGTCGGATAAAGGCTCAGGGTTATAGGCACAGGGACCGCCGGCAATAATAAACGGATCGGCGTCTCCTCTTTGAGAGGAGCGAAGCGGTACCTGCGACAAGTCAATCATATTCAGGATATTGGTAAATGACATCTCATATTGTAAAGTAAAGCCTATAATATCGAACTCCCGCAGGGGATGCCGCGATTCCAGGCTGAATAAGGGCAGACTGTTTTGCCTCAACTGCTCCTCCATATCCAGCCACGGAGCAAATACTCTCTCCATCAAAACATCCTGGCGGCTGTTCACCACATGATAGATGATCTGCATACCCAGGTGGGACATGCCCACTTCATAAACATCGGGGAAGGCAAAGACTGTTTTGACAGCAACGCTGTCCCAATCCTTTCTTATACTGTTCCACTCGCCGCCAACATAGCGGGCCGGTTTTTGGACTTTTAACAATATTTTATCCAGTGAAGTAATACCCACTTTTGCTATTCCTCCTGCAACATACAAGCCAGAACCTGTATTCCTATTATTGCCCTATTCGGGCGGGAATATATTCCTAGTATAAAACTGTATTTATTCTACATCAATAGTTAAATACCCTTTCTAATTAAAAAATTACCTTTTAATTTTTCCAACGGGAAAGTCCAGGCCGTGCAGCAGCAGGGCATCAACTATCTCCGCTTCGGTTAAAGTCCCTTTATACTGCCAGTTTCTGTCCAGCATCATGACTAAATAAAACTTTTGCGGCACTATGAAGCGTGCAATATCCCCCAATGGAGCATGCTCAAAAGTCACTAACTGTTCAGCCTGCAAAACACCGGATCTGATCAGCTCATTTTTTTTATGGGACAAGTGACGAATAAACAAATAAGGAGCCATTCGTTTTTCTTTTGCCGCAGCATAAAAGAGAAACAGGCCAACTACCGGCACATCCAGACCGCAGTACCTGTAAGCCAGGCCCAATCCTCCCAGCAATACTATCCCTACAGCCCAAGCCTGGGCCCATGTAGCCGCCCTATAAGTTGCCTTCTTATAACCGATACTGCCGGCCAACACGGCCCGGTAAACTCGTCCACCGTCAAGCGGCAAAACAGGCAGCAGATTAAAAAGAGCTATGGTCAGATTAGTCTGCAAAAAATAAGGCCCCAACTGCTCCTCCCAGATCCCGTAGTTCTTTAATGCCAAGCCAAGGGCAAAGAGTACGAAGTTACTGAGAGGACCGGCCAGCGCCACTAATATTTCTTTTTCCGGCTCCAGAACCAAATCATAGCCCATCCTGGCAACCCCGCCAAAAGGAAGCAATTCCACCTCAGAAACCGATATACCCATACGCCTGGCAGCTATAACATGAGCCAGCTCATGGCAGAGCACTGCCGCAAAGGAAACCAGCCCGTGTCCTAAAACCCCGGCTGCAAAAAACAGCACCAGCATGGCCAAAAAAAAGGGGTTGACATATATAGCTACGCCATAAAATTTACCCAGTTTCATGTCTGCGTCCCCCTACCAGGCCTGCCCGGAAAACTGCAGTTTTTTTAGGGGATCAACCAGTTTTTTGTCTTCCCGCATCTCAAAGTGCAGACCGAAACCTTTTATATCTCCCACAGTACCGGCTTCACCAATAACCTGCCCGCTTTTAACCTGATCGCCTTCTTTGACGGAAATATTCTGGAGCTGGGCGTATAAGGTGGTAATCCCGTTGTTGTGCTCCAAAAGCAGGTATTCCCCCAAACAAGCGTCTTTGCCGCTTTTCTTCACGGCACCATCCATTACCGCCTGTACCAGGGCCTTCTCGCCTGTGGCAATATCAATTCCGGCATGATAACGTTCCATACCGTCCAGATCATCTTTTACCCAGCCAAAATTCTTTACCAGACGGCCTGAAACCGGCAGGGGCAAACCATGGCTGTTTTTTTGCGGAACAAATACGGGTACCGTTATTTCATTGCTGTCCACATTGGCCAATCTGAGTCCCAACTGCACAACTTTTTGCACTACAGGCTGATAATCCCACTCAGTGGTCAGTAAATAGCGCAGATCGGTTTTTATCTTTTGTCCCAGCGGGTCAGGCAGCTCCCGCAAAGCCAATATAGATAAGAGGATTACCGCAGCCCAAACAGTTCTCGAAAACAATCGCCTGCCGAAAGTCTTTTTCTTAGCACAACTCTTCCCGGGTTGGGGCAGATTAGCATAAGCTCCCCAATCATCACTGCTGTATAACGGCTTCCTTCTTCTGCGCAGCCAGTTTCTAAACCCATATATTATTTTTTTCACTGCCTGTCCCCCCTAACTTTTCATAGCCGGACAATAAAGTATATTGTCCGGAGGGGGGAAATATGCCTTACACTTCTCTGTGCAGTACAAAATCAACTTTGTCGTGCAGCATAACCACGGCTATACTGTCCTTGGGCTCATATCCCTCGGCTGAAGCCACTACCCGAAAGGTACCGGCTTTTATATCACTGAAATTATATTTGCCTTCACTGCCTGTTGTGGCAGTGAACATGGTTTCTCCATGTTCCAATTCCTGAACGCTAATCAAAGCATCGCGAATAGGTGAATTGGTTAAAAATTCCTTAACCGCGCCCATCAGGGTTGCTCTGGCTATATAGCCTATCTCCAGTTCAACGACCCCTTTGACATAAACCTGTCCGGGACGGTTTGCTGCTTTCTCTACTATCAGTTTATGATTTACATACTGAATATCCTTTGTTGTCATATTGTGATGCATATTCACATAACCGGATACTTGAATAATGTTGGTATAAATTTTTTTTTCGTCGGAGTGTTCATTCAGCTCCTGCTCATTTTCCTCATCATGGACAACAAACAACTTTATATCGACATTTAATTGCAAAACATTTTTCTGCCAGGCTATTGTTGGTTCCAGTTTTTCAACCCTGGCATATATGTTGGGTTTCCAGCCAAGTACCGGTACTGTAACTACACCTGACCAGTTAATATTCTTGTTAATAATTTTTCTTACCGCATTATCCTCGGTCATATAGCTCTCACCCGCATCTTATATATTTGAACAACTATACTTATATTGCCTAAAACTGCCGCCAAGGATACATTCGCAGGTAAGTTTAAAACATCAGTTTCTGCCTTCTCATGTATATATTCAACAATATGCCTAAGGAACACATATTAGTCAGCATCGAACTGCCCCCGTAGCTGAAAAGCGGCAGCGGGACTCCGGTTACCGGCATGATCCCGGCTGTCATACCGACATTAACCATAATATGAAAGGCTAATTTGGATACCACACCTATTGCCAGCAAGTTACCATAGGTATCTTTGGCCTCACTCGCAATTTGAATACCCCGGTAAACCACAATGAAAAACATGACCAGCAGAGTAACGGTACCCACAAAACCAAGCTCCTCACCTACTACGGAAAAAATAAAATCAGTATGCTG
Proteins encoded in this region:
- a CDS encoding TIGR03960 family B12-binding radical SAM protein; this encodes MTSLDKILLKVQKPARYVGGEWNSIRKDWDSVAVKTVFAFPDVYEVGMSHLGMQIIYHVVNSRQDVLMERVFAPWLDMEEQLRQNSLPLFSLESRHPLREFDIIGFTLQYEMSFTNILNMIDLSQVPLRSSQRGDADPFIIAGGPCAYNPEPLSDFIDLFVIGEGEEVIGELLDLYKEWKAGADRAGRADFLRLAAGIRGIYVPSLYQVKYNEDGFLASVEAKMEIPGPPVPARVTKRLLKNFDQAPFPVKPVVPNLGAVHDRMMLEVFRGCTRGCRFCQAGVIYRPVREKKPDTLLRQAEQLARNTGYDEISLTSLSTADYSQVKEVITDLLNRHAGKGINISLPSLRVDAFSLEMARQVQKVRKSGLTFAPEAGTQRLRDVINKGVTEENLIDAVTGAFGAGWSSVKLYFMIGLLTETDEDLDGIVSMARRVVETGLAQRVPRGRLKVTVSAASFVPKAHSAFQWEPQDRLAEIKRKQRYLKEKLRMRGVVFNWHEPEVSFLEAVFARGDRRLGAALEKAWELGCRFDGWTECFKYEKWLEAFRLAGLDPEHYAYRRFAYEDILPWDHIDSGVSKKYLAREHRQALEQSLTGDCRHEKCSGCGLCPSLEVDLEIAGGKSVRAGYNGGAN
- a CDS encoding M50 family metallopeptidase, with protein sequence MKLGKFYGVAIYVNPFFLAMLVLFFAAGVLGHGLVSFAAVLCHELAHVIAARRMGISVSEVELLPFGGVARMGYDLVLEPEKEILVALAGPLSNFVLFALGLALKNYGIWEEQLGPYFLQTNLTIALFNLLPVLPLDGGRVYRAVLAGSIGYKKATYRAATWAQAWAVGIVLLGGLGLAYRYCGLDVPVVGLFLFYAAAKEKRMAPYLFIRHLSHKKNELIRSGVLQAEQLVTFEHAPLGDIARFIVPQKFYLVMMLDRNWQYKGTLTEAEIVDALLLHGLDFPVGKIKR
- a CDS encoding M23 family metallopeptidase; the protein is MKKIIYGFRNWLRRRRKPLYSSDDWGAYANLPQPGKSCAKKKTFGRRLFSRTVWAAVILLSILALRELPDPLGQKIKTDLRYLLTTEWDYQPVVQKVVQLGLRLANVDSNEITVPVFVPQKNSHGLPLPVSGRLVKNFGWVKDDLDGMERYHAGIDIATGEKALVQAVMDGAVKKSGKDACLGEYLLLEHNNGITTLYAQLQNISVKEGDQVKSGQVIGEAGTVGDIKGFGLHFEMREDKKLVDPLKKLQFSGQAW
- a CDS encoding carboxypeptidase-like regulatory domain-containing protein, whose translation is MTEDNAVRKIINKNINWSGVVTVPVLGWKPNIYARVEKLEPTIAWQKNVLQLNVDIKLFVVHDEENEQELNEHSDEKKIYTNIIQVSGYVNMHHNMTTKDIQYVNHKLIVEKAANRPGQVYVKGVVELEIGYIARATLMGAVKEFLTNSPIRDALISVQELEHGETMFTATTGSEGKYNFSDIKAGTFRVVASAEGYEPKDSIAVVMLHDKVDFVLHREV